One part of the Sphingopyxis sp. TUF1 genome encodes these proteins:
- a CDS encoding tetratricopeptide repeat-containing sulfotransferase family protein, with product MTVSDRLRAAYAAYAKGDFAAARAQGEAALIAQPANPTVLQLLGVVSCQTGALKQGADYLRRAIASGGDTSDNRINLARALFDLGELDEAARICAEGDVAESSELQAMQAQILKAQGRTTEASWTYEKLVTENPEDFGAWNNLGNARHERGDLEGALNAFQHARQIDPKSSLIHTNLGRVLTSMDRYEDACLMLEKAALLAPGKAEPLLELGRALTSIGHSESALRALGAAARLNSSDPKIFLAIAVAFMDASNNEQAEKALRFAIKADRSFAAAYLNLGIILEKANRVEDLRALHKSAESAGIAGDELDYLHALLLARDGDRAGALELIRDIRSPAISASIKAQFAGQLADRLGRIDEALYFYEEMNRAQAQSPMGVGVDRSAYQRAIARLEEQTSAVWFADWSVAPAPAARAAPAFLVGFPRSGTTLLDTILMGHSGTHVLEELPIIERLSQSLGDLDAIRTLDTAGVAHLRDRYFAELDKLSPPPPGKLVIDKNPLSMIRIPLIHRLFPDAKIILAMRHPCDVVLSCYIQNFKPTESMASFLDLPNGSRTYDRIFRYWEKCREVFPLDVHMLRYEEMIADVGAATRPLFDFLGLDWEESALDHQKTAVERGYIRTPSYAQVTEPIYSSASGRWKRYEPQMREILPILQPWVERYGYSLD from the coding sequence ATGACTGTATCCGACAGATTGCGCGCCGCGTACGCGGCCTATGCCAAGGGTGATTTTGCTGCCGCCAGAGCGCAGGGTGAAGCCGCGCTTATCGCGCAGCCAGCCAACCCGACCGTCCTTCAACTGCTCGGGGTGGTTTCATGCCAGACGGGCGCTCTGAAACAGGGCGCAGATTATCTGCGCCGCGCAATCGCCAGTGGCGGCGATACCAGCGACAATCGTATCAACCTAGCGCGCGCACTGTTCGATCTCGGCGAGCTTGATGAGGCAGCGCGAATATGCGCGGAGGGAGACGTCGCCGAATCGTCTGAGCTGCAAGCGATGCAAGCGCAGATTTTGAAAGCGCAAGGCCGCACCACGGAAGCCAGCTGGACCTACGAAAAGCTGGTTACGGAGAATCCCGAAGATTTCGGTGCGTGGAACAATCTGGGCAACGCCCGACACGAGCGTGGAGACTTGGAAGGCGCATTGAACGCCTTTCAGCATGCCCGGCAGATCGACCCCAAATCATCGCTGATACATACAAACCTCGGACGCGTCCTAACCTCGATGGATCGGTACGAGGATGCATGTTTGATGCTGGAAAAGGCGGCGCTGCTCGCACCGGGCAAGGCTGAACCGTTGCTCGAGCTGGGGCGAGCTCTTACGAGCATAGGCCATAGCGAAAGTGCACTTCGCGCGCTGGGCGCAGCGGCACGACTAAACTCTTCAGACCCCAAGATCTTTCTCGCCATCGCCGTTGCGTTCATGGATGCATCCAACAATGAGCAGGCGGAGAAAGCATTGCGCTTTGCGATCAAGGCGGATCGATCCTTTGCTGCCGCTTACCTGAATCTCGGCATCATTTTGGAAAAGGCGAACCGTGTCGAAGATCTGCGGGCGCTGCATAAGTCGGCGGAATCAGCTGGTATCGCGGGCGACGAACTGGACTATTTGCACGCGCTCTTATTGGCGCGCGACGGCGACCGTGCAGGGGCTCTGGAACTGATCCGGGATATTCGATCGCCCGCAATCAGTGCCTCGATCAAAGCACAGTTCGCCGGGCAACTCGCCGACCGGCTCGGCCGGATTGACGAAGCCCTATATTTCTACGAAGAAATGAATCGAGCCCAGGCGCAAAGCCCGATGGGGGTTGGCGTCGATCGCAGCGCCTACCAGCGGGCGATTGCCCGGCTTGAAGAGCAAACGTCCGCGGTCTGGTTCGCCGACTGGTCTGTGGCGCCAGCGCCGGCGGCGCGAGCCGCGCCCGCGTTTCTCGTCGGCTTCCCGCGATCGGGAACGACATTGCTCGACACCATTTTGATGGGCCATAGCGGGACTCACGTCCTCGAAGAACTGCCTATTATCGAGCGGCTGTCGCAGTCGTTAGGCGATCTCGACGCAATTCGCACGCTTGACACCGCGGGGGTCGCTCATCTGCGCGATCGCTATTTCGCGGAACTCGACAAGCTCTCGCCGCCCCCGCCGGGCAAGCTCGTGATCGACAAGAATCCGCTGTCGATGATCCGCATACCCCTGATCCACCGCCTGTTTCCTGATGCCAAGATCATCCTTGCGATGCGCCATCCGTGCGACGTGGTATTGAGCTGCTATATCCAGAATTTCAAACCGACCGAATCGATGGCCAGCTTTCTGGATCTGCCGAACGGCAGCCGCACCTATGACCGGATTTTCCGATATTGGGAAAAATGTCGGGAGGTGTTTCCGCTCGACGTCCACATGCTTCGCTACGAAGAGATGATCGCCGATGTCGGCGCGGCAACACGGCCGCTGTTCGATTTTCTCGGGCTCGATTGGGAGGAAAGCGCGCTCGATCACCAGAAGACGGCTGTCGAGCGCGGCTATATCCGAACGCCAAGTTACGCTCAGGTGACGGAACCCATCTATTCATCCGCCAGCGGTCGTTGGAAGCGATACGAACCCCAAATGCGCGAGATCTTGCCGATTCTGCAGCCGTGGGTTGAGCGCTATGGATACAGCCTTGATTGA